A part of Bacteroidia bacterium genomic DNA contains:
- a CDS encoding cytochrome c maturation protein CcmE codes for MKKSNIAGLIVIGIAISILISTMGDASTFVTFSEASKYPEKDFHVIGELDSAGELYYNPVEDPNYFSFYLRDNNGEIRKVVYHDTKPQDFERSEKVVIVGNANGEEFHATKILMKCPSKYNADQSEWQEASVN; via the coding sequence ATGAAAAAATCCAATATAGCAGGACTCATAGTTATTGGCATTGCCATTTCTATCCTGATTTCTACGATGGGTGATGCCTCTACATTTGTCACCTTTTCAGAAGCATCCAAATATCCAGAGAAGGATTTCCACGTAATTGGCGAACTGGATTCTGCCGGTGAGCTTTACTACAACCCCGTTGAGGATCCCAACTATTTCTCCTTTTATCTCCGCGATAATAATGGGGAGATCCGGAAAGTCGTTTACCATGACACCAAACCGCAGGATTTTGAGCGTTCTGAAAAAGTGGTGATCGTAGGTAATGCGAATGGCGAGGAGTTTCATGCCACTAAGATTCTGATGAAATGTCCGTCAAAGTACAATGCGGACCAATCGGAATGGCAGGAGGCATCAGTGAACTAG
- a CDS encoding CcmD family protein — MNKIALSCLFFTLSACIVFAQQADTSASLDGFMRSSDKLYVVVASLVIIFAGIIMYLISIERKLKKLEDQNRNK, encoded by the coding sequence ATGAATAAAATTGCTTTATCATGTTTGTTTTTCACGCTATCAGCATGCATAGTTTTTGCGCAGCAAGCTGATACTTCAGCTTCGCTGGACGGGTTTATGAGAAGTTCTGACAAATTATATGTTGTCGTTGCTTCGCTTGTTATCATCTTTGCAGGAATTATAATGTATTTGATCAGCATTGAACGAAAGTTGAAAAAACTGGAAGATCAAAATCGTAATAAATGA
- the ccsA gene encoding cytochrome c biogenesis protein CcsA, protein MIKKGYLWKTLAVFLILYTLVAGFLFSVPDKVILEESIRNLYFHVPMWFGMILLFLVSAGYAIAYLATSREKYDIYSVEFANTGIVFGCLGMVTGMVWAQYTWGEWWSNDPKQLGSAIGLLIYFAYLVLRSSFAEEHQRAKISAVYNIFALSALIPLIFVLPRMTDSLHPGNGGNPGFNAYDLDDQMRLVFYPAVLGWALLGVWFALLRTRISLLHNSILFDE, encoded by the coding sequence ATGATCAAAAAGGGCTATTTATGGAAGACTTTAGCAGTCTTCTTGATTCTTTACACGCTCGTAGCCGGATTCCTTTTTTCTGTACCTGACAAGGTGATCCTGGAAGAGTCCATTCGCAACCTTTATTTTCATGTACCCATGTGGTTCGGGATGATTCTCCTGTTCCTTGTGTCTGCCGGATATGCCATTGCGTATCTGGCTACCAGCAGGGAGAAATATGATATTTACTCTGTTGAATTTGCCAATACCGGAATTGTCTTTGGCTGCCTGGGGATGGTTACCGGAATGGTTTGGGCGCAATACACTTGGGGAGAGTGGTGGAGCAACGATCCCAAGCAACTGGGTTCAGCGATCGGATTACTGATTTATTTCGCATACCTGGTATTGAGAAGTTCATTTGCCGAAGAACACCAGCGGGCGAAGATCTCTGCGGTGTACAACATTTTTGCACTTTCGGCACTCATCCCGCTCATTTTTGTGCTCCCCCGGATGACGGATTCACTCCACCCCGGCAATGGCGGCAATCCTGGATTTAATGCTTATGATCTTGACGATCAGATGCGCCTGGTGTTTTATCCGGCAGTTCTCGGATGGGCACTGTTAGGCGTCTGGTTCGCGCTGCTCAGAACCCGTATTTCCCTGCTTCATAATTCAATCCTTTTTGATGAATAA
- a CDS encoding heme exporter protein CcmB: MRSIIILRDLIYKDMLLEVRQRYALSGIVLYVFSTVFIVYLSFVVIDPTAWISLYWIIILFASVNAVAKSFMLEGQGRLLYYYSLASPSMIILSKMIYNFLLLVFLSLLAFIIFSFFMGNEMENLQFFALVQLLGSSGFAFSFTMVSAIASKARNSATLMPILSFPVILPQLLLLIRLSQRSMAGLSIEEGGQELWALLALNAIVLVVSYLLFPYLWRE; encoded by the coding sequence GTGCGGTCCATCATCATTCTTCGTGATCTGATCTATAAGGATATGCTGCTTGAGGTCCGGCAGCGATATGCCCTGAGCGGAATTGTGCTCTACGTCTTCAGCACTGTTTTTATCGTTTACCTGTCCTTCGTAGTGATAGATCCCACCGCCTGGATTTCGCTGTACTGGATCATCATTCTTTTTGCTTCTGTGAATGCCGTGGCCAAAAGCTTTATGCTGGAAGGACAGGGACGGCTGCTCTATTATTACAGCCTCGCAAGCCCGAGCATGATCATCCTTTCTAAGATGATCTACAATTTTTTACTGCTGGTATTTCTATCCTTGCTTGCCTTTATCATCTTCTCATTCTTTATGGGCAACGAGATGGAGAATTTGCAATTCTTTGCACTGGTTCAGTTGCTTGGTAGCAGCGGCTTTGCGTTTAGCTTTACGATGGTTTCGGCCATTGCCTCTAAAGCGCGGAACAGCGCCACGCTTATGCCCATTTTGAGCTTTCCGGTGATATTGCCTCAATTGCTCTTGCTCATCCGCCTCAGCCAGCGGAGCATGGCAGGACTTTCAATTGAAGAAGGAGGGCAGGAATTATGGGCGTTACTGGCGCTGAATGCCATTGTTCTCGTTGTATCTTACTTGCTCTTTCCCTACCTTTGGCGCGAATAA
- a CDS encoding RNA polymerase sigma factor produces MTTQAFNTQVIDSSTSLKPIALSLTKDSEDANDLIQETMLRAISSKDKFREGTNLKAWLYTIMKNIFINNYRRKMKRNTIIDTTDNNYFINSTDRTIYNNGESNLNMEDIDKAFSRMSPDFKVPFLMHFKGFKYQEIANDLELPIGTVKSRIHFARKELKGKLKGYYKSKA; encoded by the coding sequence ATGACTACTCAAGCATTCAACACGCAAGTAATTGACAGTTCCACTTCCTTAAAGCCTATTGCGCTCAGCCTCACGAAGGATTCTGAAGACGCCAATGACCTGATCCAGGAAACAATGCTAAGGGCAATTTCCAGCAAAGACAAGTTCCGGGAAGGCACAAACCTTAAGGCATGGCTTTATACCATCATGAAGAACATCTTCATCAATAACTATCGCAGAAAGATGAAGCGGAACACGATCATTGACACCACTGATAACAACTACTTCATTAATTCCACAGATCGTACAATTTATAATAATGGCGAATCGAATCTGAATATGGAGGATATAGACAAAGCATTTTCCAGGATGAGTCCTGACTTCAAGGTTCCTTTCCTGATGCATTTTAAAGGTTTCAAATACCAGGAAATTGCCAACGATCTGGAACTTCCTATCGGTACGGTAAAAAGCCGGATTCACTTTGCACGGAAAGAACTAAAGGGAAAATTAAAGGGATATTACAAGAGCAAAGCCTGA
- a CDS encoding RNA polymerase sigma factor, which produces MSNSDFTSRVYEYSTSLKPIALNLTRNMDNAKDLLQETMLRALSSRDKFKEGTNLKAWLYTIMKNIFINNYRRKIKRKVIIDSTDNLFYLSPTERMQDNSGESKLNMDDISRAFEHISNDFKIPFLMHFKGFKYQEIADDLGLPIGTVKSRIHFARKDLKSKLNSYYNE; this is translated from the coding sequence ATGTCCAACTCAGACTTTACCTCCCGCGTTTATGAATACTCCACCTCCCTGAAACCCATAGCGCTCAACCTGACGCGAAATATGGATAATGCAAAAGATCTTTTGCAGGAAACCATGCTCAGGGCACTGTCAAGCCGGGATAAATTCAAGGAAGGCACCAACCTGAAAGCATGGTTGTACACCATCATGAAGAACATCTTCATTAATAACTACCGGAGAAAAATTAAACGGAAGGTTATTATTGATTCCACTGACAATCTTTTTTACCTCAGTCCTACTGAAAGAATGCAGGACAACAGTGGTGAGTCAAAACTCAATATGGACGACATCAGCCGAGCCTTTGAGCATATCAGCAACGATTTTAAAATTCCGTTCCTGATGCATTTTAAAGGATTCAAGTATCAGGAAATAGCTGACGACCTGGGCCTTCCTATTGGAACGGTGAAAAGCCGGATCCACTTTGCCCGAAAAGATTTAAAAAGCAAACTCAATAGCTATTATAACGAATAA
- a CDS encoding Zn-dependent hydrolase has protein sequence MKKYLPFLLTAPIAFFSGCDNSGSDSEQTAGGTDTSQYISVAEGYDIEQLLNKYVSVELTADLSSLTNRQKQMIPLLIEASQLMDEIFWTEAFGGQDTLLPRIEDEAVRKFVNINYGPWDRLNNNEPFIQGYGAKPLTANFYPAGLTREEFEASSAENKNSQYTLIRRSEDGSLKSIWYHEAFTDQNVRAADLLLRAAELAEDKGLRNYLSLRADALLNDQYRQSDMAWLDMKDNTLDIVIGPIENYEDKLMGLKAAHEAYVLVKDKEWSSRLSKYAAMLPSLQEGLPVAARYKAEKPGTDSELNAYDVIFYAGDCNAGSKTIAINLPNDEQVQLEKGTRRLQLKNAMQAKFEKILIPVSQELIAEDQQQHITFDAFFANTMFHEVAHGLGIKNTLDGTQTVREALQEHASALEEGKADILGLYMVTELHEQGEIKGALEEYYVTFMASIFRSVRFGAASAHGKANMLRFNYFRDAGAFTRDPENGRYRVDMAKMQAAMNSLSEKILMLQGDGDKAGTEELMQEIGSVSPQLQEDLDRLTARDIPVDIVFEQGVKILGLDTIPQ, from the coding sequence ATGAAGAAATATCTTCCTTTCCTGCTAACCGCACCCATCGCATTTTTTTCAGGCTGCGATAATTCAGGCTCTGATAGCGAGCAGACAGCCGGAGGGACCGATACCTCTCAATATATTTCAGTGGCCGAAGGCTATGACATTGAACAGCTTCTCAACAAGTATGTCTCCGTGGAACTTACTGCGGACCTCAGCTCATTGACTAACAGGCAGAAACAGATGATCCCGTTGCTGATTGAAGCATCTCAGCTTATGGATGAGATATTCTGGACAGAGGCTTTTGGTGGACAGGACACGTTGCTGCCGCGTATCGAAGATGAAGCCGTGCGAAAATTCGTAAACATAAACTACGGCCCATGGGATAGATTGAACAATAATGAACCGTTCATACAGGGCTATGGCGCAAAACCTCTGACAGCCAATTTCTATCCTGCCGGGTTGACCAGGGAGGAATTTGAAGCATCATCAGCAGAAAATAAAAACAGCCAATACACGCTGATAAGGAGAAGTGAAGACGGCAGCCTGAAAAGTATCTGGTATCACGAAGCCTTTACAGATCAAAATGTAAGGGCAGCAGACCTCCTGCTGAGAGCAGCAGAACTTGCCGAAGACAAAGGACTCCGCAACTACCTGAGCCTGCGCGCAGATGCCCTGCTCAATGATCAATACCGCCAAAGCGACATGGCCTGGCTTGATATGAAGGATAACACGCTTGACATCGTGATAGGGCCGATTGAAAATTATGAGGATAAACTCATGGGACTAAAAGCAGCCCATGAAGCTTATGTATTGGTAAAAGACAAGGAATGGAGCAGCCGCCTCTCTAAATATGCTGCTATGCTCCCATCTCTGCAGGAAGGGTTGCCGGTAGCAGCAAGATACAAAGCGGAAAAGCCGGGCACCGATAGCGAACTCAATGCTTATGATGTAATATTTTATGCCGGAGATTGTAATGCCGGCAGCAAGACCATCGCCATCAACTTGCCCAATGATGAGCAGGTGCAGCTAGAAAAAGGGACGCGCAGATTGCAACTGAAAAATGCTATGCAGGCCAAATTCGAGAAAATCCTCATCCCTGTTTCTCAGGAGTTGATTGCGGAAGACCAACAGCAGCACATCACTTTCGATGCATTTTTTGCCAACACCATGTTCCATGAAGTGGCGCATGGTCTGGGCATTAAGAATACACTTGATGGAACCCAAACGGTAAGAGAGGCCTTGCAGGAACATGCCTCCGCGCTGGAGGAAGGAAAGGCGGATATTCTGGGCTTATACATGGTTACAGAACTGCATGAGCAGGGAGAAATTAAGGGAGCACTCGAAGAATATTATGTCACCTTTATGGCAAGTATTTTCAGATCCGTTCGTTTCGGAGCGGCCAGCGCTCATGGAAAGGCCAACATGCTCCGGTTTAACTATTTCAGAGACGCAGGCGCATTTACCCGCGATCCTGAAAACGGACGCTACCGGGTAGATATGGCAAAAATGCAGGCCGCTATGAACTCACTTTCGGAAAAGATCCTGATGTTGCAGGGCGATGGTGATAAAGCCGGTACAGAGGAACTGATGCAGGAAATAGGCTCCGTCAGCCCACAATTGCAGGAAGACCTGGACCGCTTGACAGCCCGTGACATTCCTGTAGATATTGTATTTGAACAAGGAGTGAAAATTCTGGGGCTGGATACCATTCCTCAATAA
- a CDS encoding transglutaminase-like domain-containing protein: MLDSKEIQALISLLDDTDEEVVNHVEERILALGTPVIPALEVLWHTQASHALQQRIETLIHQLQYTETLQNLKSWAKDGAKDLFEGAFLVAKFRYPGLDRQDLSNKIDQLKLDAWLELHNDLSSLEKVRVLNYIFYQVHGFKGNTENYHSPDNSFINRVLETKKGNPISLAIIYSVIAQRLNIPIFGVNLPQHFILAYRDDTKIRTQSAYNAGKNYLHHQAGGNVLFYINAFNKGLVFSKWNIDQFLKQLQVEPEDFYYEPCGNVDIILRIIRNLIFSYEKLKNPSKSRDMQALLEHLQPYSSLIL, translated from the coding sequence GTGTTGGATTCCAAAGAAATACAAGCGCTCATTAGCCTGCTTGATGATACTGACGAAGAAGTCGTAAATCATGTTGAGGAGAGAATACTGGCATTGGGTACGCCTGTCATTCCGGCTCTTGAAGTCCTCTGGCATACGCAGGCCAGCCATGCTCTCCAGCAGCGCATTGAAACACTCATCCATCAGCTTCAATACACCGAAACACTACAGAATCTCAAATCCTGGGCAAAGGATGGGGCAAAGGATCTTTTTGAAGGTGCATTCCTTGTGGCCAAATTCCGGTATCCCGGTCTTGACCGGCAGGATCTGAGCAATAAAATAGATCAACTGAAGCTGGATGCCTGGCTGGAACTGCATAACGATCTTTCGTCCCTGGAGAAAGTTAGGGTGCTGAACTATATCTTTTACCAGGTTCATGGTTTTAAAGGAAATACAGAAAATTATCATTCTCCTGATAATAGCTTTATTAACCGCGTGCTAGAGACAAAAAAAGGAAATCCTATTTCTCTGGCTATTATTTATTCTGTTATAGCTCAGAGGCTGAATATCCCCATCTTCGGAGTAAACCTGCCCCAGCATTTTATCCTTGCATACCGTGACGATACAAAGATCAGAACACAGAGTGCATATAATGCCGGGAAGAATTACCTTCATCACCAGGCCGGAGGTAATGTGCTTTTTTATATCAATGCCTTTAACAAGGGTCTCGTTTTCAGCAAATGGAATATTGACCAGTTCCTGAAGCAACTCCAGGTTGAACCTGAGGATTTTTATTATGAGCCCTGTGGCAATGTAGATATTATTCTGCGCATCATCCGCAACCTGATCTTCTCCTATGAAAAGCTGAAAAATCCGTCAAAGTCGCGCGACATGCAGGCGCTGCTGGAACATTTGCAGCCATATTCCTCCCTGATCCTGTAG